AGAGACAGAACTTACATCAAAGAAAGACTAAGGCAATTTACAAGCGAAGACAAATCCCCTGATAATTTGTTCATTTCTAGTCTCCTGTAGAATTTCAAAACAAGAGATGTGATTAAAACATGTAAGAACCGCAGCAAAATTATCACTCTATCATGATTTGTCAactcaaattaacaaaataaaccCAAGAACGAGAAAATTAGTTCTGGGTCTATTCAAGCAATTAAAGAAACTGATCTCAATACTCTATCAAATCTAAAGAACATAGATTCTAAGCATAGTTTTTGAGAAATTCGTCCAAAAAGACAGCATATATTGCAACAAATTTATGTATCTCTACCATCCAATAGAATTTAAGGAAGTTGGTTTACTGGCAAAAGAGATTTGCAAGTCCataaaatatcatcaacttATATTAACAAGAACTTATAAAACAAACATTGAATAAGGAAAAAGGAAGCTTACAAATATATCATGTTCTGAAGCTGACTAAGTTCTTCAGGGATCAAGCCAGAGAGTTTATTATTTGAAAGGTCACTGAAGTACAGAATCGTGAAAATAGTCAGTACAAAAGCCAATCATCTTATCTACTAAGGGAGAACGGctacatgaatataaaaaagttatttaatcaGTTAAGCAAACTGTCTGGGATATTACTTAGTAGGAATAATAGTCAGTAACAAGAACCAACAAAAGACTTTTGATGTATTTTTATCCATAAGTTGATTGACTTACATATCCATGACACTTCTTAGATTACCAAATTCTGCCGGGATAAAGCCTGTTAAATGATTTCTGCTCAGATTCCTAGCAAAATTCTTACTCACAGTCAGTGAAAAGTAACATTCAAGATTTCAAAAGTAACTTGCTAAAACACTCACAACTTCAGAAGATGTTCCAAATCACCAATGGAAGAAGGAATGGAACcaactatattattatttgatatatcCCTGGAGGAAAACATCGATTAGAAAGAAATCATGGATATAGATATAAGAAGACATATTAAACTATTCATACTTACAATGTATCCAAATTTCCGATCCGTGAAAGTTCAATTGGAATAGACccttgaaaattgtttgaagaAAGATTCCTAAGGATAGCCATCACAAGGACTTGAAGGAATCagaattaattaagaaaataagtaATTCGTTTAACTTTGAACTGCTAAGTGTTGGCCAACTCCAGTAGGACTCTAATAAGCATTTATAGAAGTTCATGCGTACTGCCATGTTTAGGGCCAACAGAACTAATCACAGTAGAACTAATTATGCAGATAAGATGAAACATTTAGCATATTAAAGTCAAGGTAAAACTTACAGATAGGTCATACTCTCCAAGCTTTGAAAAACTGAGGGAATTGTTCCACTCATCTTATTCCCATGCACATTGCTGATTATAACATCAGAGAATCCATCACCTTAATGTAACGAAAAAAAGTCCTTCTTACATAGTAATATACAAGGCTTACTACTTACAGGCTGTTGAGGTTTTTACATGAGCCGAGATTCTCGGGAATTGGACCCTCAAGGTTGTTATTGGCAACATTTCTGCAAGAATAATGTGTGACTGATAAAGCTACTCAACAaccaacaaaatatataattcatattaaCACCACTTACAAGTCAAACAGATCAGTAAGCTTTCCAAGCTCAGGCGGGATTGGTCCACTTAAAAGGTTATCATTCAATTCCCTGCACAGGAAGGTGAATCATTATAGGAAAAATTTAACCCAAGTTGCACCTAAAGTCAACTAATGACTAAAGCATATTACAAATAGTGAAGCTTTGTCATGTTGCCGAGCTCTGGGGGGATGAGACCAGTCAGCTTGTTTCCATACAAATACCTTCAAACATTACATAAATTTTATCCAATGAGTCTAAATATTTTCTGATACTTTTAATGCACACACTTAGGCACAAAATCAAACTTAAGATGTAAATTTTAAACTACTAACATACACTCACAGTTTCTCTGTGTAGGTCAAATTTCCCAATATAGGAGGGATTGGCCCACTTAGCATGTTACAGCTCAAATCTCTGTAGGAATGTCGAAAGAGAGATTAGTAAAGAGGAGGAAAAACATCAAGTCAACAAGGAAACTTCATAAAGTTTGTCAATCGAATACTTACAAGACAGTAATGGCTTGCATCAGACCGATAACTGATGGAATATAACCTGAGAGTTTATTGCCTTGCAATGACCTACCAAATTCAAACAAGTTTTTAGGAGCttcttaaattattaaagtgGAAGACCACATCATTCTTTTTGAAAATATCTGACAGAGAACACAATACATACAGAGTTGCTACTTGTAGGAAACCAATATTGAATGGTATCTCTCCAGATAGCTTGTTGTAAGATAAATCCCTGACATCAATAGAACATAtcaaaaagaaaagtgaaaacaTGGTGAGATAAAGTCTGTGATACAGATACAGTTAGATATACATACAAGATCTCGAAACCAGTACAATTGCCTATGTTTTCAGGAATACTGCCTGTCAAGCTATTGTTTCTCACGTCACTGCAAAATGGAAGGACGATAATAATTACTTCCCTACCACACCAAGTAAATGTATACTTTCAGGACATTAAATAAAAGGAGAGCCAGTGTAGTAACTTACAAATACCACAATCCAGTTAACTGGCATATGTCTGGAGAAAGTGAACCCGACAAATTGTTACCTCGCAAGCCACTGTCATaggaaaatgaaacaaaaagatTAACAGCAAGATCACATCATAGATTTCATTGCATAAGTAATTTAAATGATGGGTTTCACTAAATATACAATATACTCACAGATATTGCAAAACTTCATTCCAGTATATAAGTCTTGGTATCTCACCACTGAGATTATTCTGTGCCAGGTCTCTGGAACAGAACCGATTTTCAAAAACTCTATAGATACTAAATTGATCCTTTAGACGAAAgagagaaaatggaaaaatgacTTACAGAATCTTCAAGTTAGGAACCTGAGAGAGAGTTGAAGGAATTGGTCCAATGAGCTGATTATTTTTCAAGATTCTGAGAGCAGATTAAAAAAAGGGGGGGAAATACTTGTCATAACCATGGCATAGCCTAGGCAAATAAAAACCCCAACGAAAGGGAAACCCTCGCAAGAACTCACAGATTTTCCAGTTGTTTCATCTTCGAAATTGAAAACGGTATATCTCCCCGAATCTCATTAAAAGAGAAATCTCTGACAACACAGTAAAAGGAAAAAGTTCCCCATTAAACATTTTCACTCGGCAGCCAAAACTATCAATGGAATTCAGTTCTTCGGGTATGAAACATACACGTTTTTCAAAGAGGAACAGTCACCAAGCTCATCAGGTATCTGCCCAGATAAACGGTTTTCCTTGAGATCACTGTTTAAACAACACATGCATACAGAAGGGCATTGGTTTACAAAGCCTCAAGTTTGAGAATTGCAAATAAAACTAAGAGCctaaataaagttaaaacatGAAGCAGTAAGTACATTGAGACCAATCTGCTAAGCCTCCCTAATGCAGGTGAAATCTCGCCTTCAAGATTCAATCCTGAAAGATTcctgtaagaaaaaaaaagcaatgaAAAACGAAAAGAAGATCCTTATTGAAGCACATGATACACTActcaacaacaagaagagtggTACTTACAGTGCAACCACATTGAAAGTGACATTTTCACAAGTAACCCCTCTCCAGACACAATAATCTGAAGAAGGTGTGTCAGTCCAGTCAAACAGAACGTTATCCACATCCCTCAACGACTTCTTCATCTCCAACAAAGTTGCTCCTTCAATTCAAACATGCACATTGAGCTCGTAAACCAGAggaacaaaagaaaacaaaccgTGTCTGGTTAGAGAAAAGGCCTCACCGTCGTGAGATTTCACCAAATCCAAACGAAGGAGAAGAACCGGAAGAAGGAATCCAAACCAAAACGCCATAACAGCACCAAATGCAAGAACCACGAAAGAGAAGGCTTTGAGAGGTTCAGAATAGAACTCGTTCAAATGATGTGATGGGATAACATGCTTTTTTCTGGTTTTGAAGGGTGTGTTACAGAAGAAGCAGTGCTTTGTTTTGTAATCACGTCACATCACCCTGGCACATagactctctctctctctctctctctctctctctctctctgtaaTACCATGCTTGCTGGGTAGAATTACTAgttataatactaaaattaatggAGTGATGTGAAGTGAATAAATTAATGGACTAAAGTTAAAACTATCTGGCAGCGGTTCTGCTACAACCTGCAACACTGTAGCAGAGTCTCTATCTACGTACCAAGCAGGGAGGTCCagctttctctttctctttgtttgttttctctctcttaacTTAATTACACTATGTGGTGGTAGCTGTAGTGGGATCTTATTTCAGCAATTGCAAATTATACCATGGCATGGTCTTAATTGACGTGGGAAAGGGTCGTTTTCACTTTGTGTTCTTGTGTTGTGAGAGTGATGCAAGGCAATAAGGAGATCCATTTGAGATGAGATGACAGAGACACCTTTCTCTTTACCGTTCACACTTCTCTCTGCCAATCTCCCAACACTTCCTCTTTCCATgattatttttgagtttgtgTGTTTCTCTCCTTCAATGCCTTGTTGTTTATTATTTGAAAGGAGCTATCTTTCTTTGCTCTCTTTGTCAAATACTACTGCAACGTCTTTTAGATCAATAGGGTTTGTTGCTAAATACATGCAACTCgttaaaattaaggttttttcatttgttaatGGTGAGATTATGAATGGGGAAGTGTAATTTATCTGAAAAAGAAAGGGTACGTGATCTGAGATTTAAAAGAAATCGTAGTGTTTTGTATTATAGCAACGTACAACGTAAATGATTGTATAGTTGGAACATGTAAATTATACTAAGGGGACAGTGACGTATCTGTCTATCTTAATGGCTTCTTTGATATGCAAAAATCCCATGAAAATGAACACACGAGTTTTTCTTAGATACTTAAAAATTGTGTGGATATCCATGGCTATGAGAATAGTGTTCTTTATTTTTAGAGGTCTTGTTTTATGTTCGGAACTAAACAAGAGAACCAGAATTCAAACTTTACTTTAGGTTTGGTCGCACTGTTTTTTATGAATCGAGGACAAAAAGATATATGTAGTTTTtctatatctattattttaaaatgcaaaaaaaaagtatagaaaATACTTATGTGATTCTCATTAAATGTGCTGAACAAATAATACAGAATAAagttttttgttaataaatgtgtttttttatctGCTGacacttttctttctttaaaacaGACAACATGGTAGCCAGTGATTTTTTCTACCAATCATCAatcataatttgttttattacacAAGTAAAAGGCGAAAAATATTTGTGACCCACTACAATTAAAtcttaagataataaataaataaaaatgctatgtataattaaactttactatcattgaaaattttgaacgcaattttttttcttgaaaatttaaagaaattaatgacaaaaaaattaataaattgaaaaaaaaaatctattttgttTGAGCCggattggatttgaaaaaaatgtaatttttttatgcggattAGTTTTCAACTCGGCTCACCACACCGGCTCGCCAGGTTGAACCCATGTTGAGTCAGGTTAactcacctaatttaatttaattatttattattttgtatttcaatattattaattaacatttttttatcatattgtAGATAGTggtaaagaagaagatgtttaaaaagagaaaaatattatagatttatctatttaagactctaatattataaatagacaagtgatataaaaattatcaatattaaaaacttatttgtttgtcttttgtacatgtttttggattaagCCTAGATTgtatgttacttttttttttattttgaattgtctttgatATTAACATCATTTtcttgtgattttttatttaaaacaaacttataattaaatgaaccAGTgatcaacccgtttaacccaccaattTATGGTAGATCGAGTCAGATTCGAATTTTTTtagctcgctaataagtgagtcggaTTGAGTTAACTCGTTAAGTGACTAATTCGTAGTGAATCGAACTAGGTCAAGTCGGATTACCCTATTTGACAACTATAAATAAAAGGATGCATATCAAATTCACTCTATCTTCAATAAAAAAACTCTTACCCTTATTATTCAATAACTtgttcaaaatattataataaaaaaaacataggaATTTGTTTAAGTGTTTAATAAAGTTTCTATAAATCCTATTACTAAAATACTCCTACTAAGACGAATAAGCGGAACGAGAAGGGTTTTTCATGATACCGGATATGAAAGCATTAATGAGTAGTTTGATTTATAGGTTTATGGTTTATTTTAGTTAtcataaaactttttatttaattaagtttcagtatttgttgaataaaattaatttggtagTTTTTTTAAACTAGTGTTAATTATACTTGAAAGTGTTATGTATAAAACAAATATCATGTGTTAAAATCTTTAGAATATACCATCGATCAAAATCTTCAATGTGTTATATATCAAAGAAtctcataataaaaaactattcaTATTTTGACATATAGAAATGATACAAATTTTAACATGTAATTTGTcaaattatacaaatatatttcaaacatattatataaaaataattacaaaaactaaaataaatcatGGAACTGAAtacaataatcaaattattaattaagtcaAGAAAGTGAAGCAAAgcaattttatattctttttacttgtattcataaaataaataattgccGAGTAGCCTCTTGCTATTTAtggtaaataaaaataaattgttttagtaAAAAGATCTATCTTTGTAAGAAATTTATATTGTTTCGTACCAAGCTCAATAACTCGAATAAATCAAGAAGTTCAATCCAATATTGCCTTCAAACATTACGGATGATATAATAATGTAACTCCCTGAAATGAGAGAACATCTCACGATGTTCAAAagattgataattttttcttcaaaatcaaTAAGTAACGTCTGCATCTACACACATAGTGtaatttactaaaatatataaatagtataatatttaaccagcaaaaatatttattatttaaaagtatattaatataaaaaatttaattaagttttaagttttacacatatttaaatattttcaaatatttttaattgagtgttttttaaattaattattttattaaatgttaaaaacactatatttttaattaacgatctaatcttttcatcaattaaattgatgtgattgttattttatattatcattgttTATGTATCATTccacttaaaacaaaaataattaagtttaaatttttcataagtttgaatattttaaattaaattcacattaaaaataattgttttattgagtttaaaactttcatatttttcaattgattttGTATAGACTGTGATTATTGAAccgtttaattttataatatcacataaaacaacacaaactttgacaataaaaaaaaa
This Vigna angularis cultivar LongXiaoDou No.4 chromosome 4, ASM1680809v1, whole genome shotgun sequence DNA region includes the following protein-coding sequences:
- the LOC108332096 gene encoding LRR receptor-like serine/threonine-protein kinase ERECTA codes for the protein MAFWFGFLLPVLLLRLDLVKSHDGATLLEMKKSLRDVDNVLFDWTDTPSSDYCVWRGVTCENVTFNVVALNLSGLNLEGEISPALGRLSRLVSIDLKENRLSGQIPDELGDCSSLKNVDFSFNEIRGDIPFSISKMKQLENLILKNNQLIGPIPSTLSQVPNLKILDLAQNNLSGEIPRLIYWNEVLQYLGLRGNNLSGSLSPDICQLTGLWYFDVRNNSLTGSIPENIGNCTGFEILDLSYNKLSGEIPFNIGFLQVATLSLQGNKLSGYIPSVIGLMQAITVLDLSCNMLSGPIPPILGNLTYTEKLYLYGNKLTGLIPPELGNMTKLHYLELNDNLLSGPIPPELGKLTDLFDLNVANNNLEGPIPENLGSCKNLNSLNVHGNKMSGTIPSVFQSLESMTYLNLSSNNFQGSIPIELSRIGNLDTLDISNNNIVGSIPSSIGDLEHLLKLNLSRNHLTGFIPAEFGNLRSVMDIDLSNNKLSGLIPEELSQLQNMIYLRLEMNKLSGDLSSLVNCLSLSLINVSYNNLVGVIPTSNNFSRFSPDSFIGNPGLCGYWLDSSCQGSHPTERVNLSKAAILGIALGALVILFMVLFAACRQHNPAPFPEGSFDKPVNYSPPKLVILHMNMALHVYDDIMRMTENLSEKYIIGYGASSTVYKCVLKNCKPVAIKKLYSHYPQCLKEFETELETVGSIKHRNLVSLQGYSLSPFGNLLFYDYMENGSLWDLLHGPTKKKKLDWDVRLKIALGSAQGLAYLHHDCCPRIIHRDVKSSNILLDKDLEPHLTDFGIAKSLCPSKSHTSTYIMGTIGYIDPEYARTSRLTEKSDVYSYGIVLLELLTGRKAVENESNLHHLILSKTANDAVMETVDPDISTTCKDMGAVKKVFQLALLCTKKQPVDRPTMHEVTRVLGSLVPPKESVPMQVLLPHSQPSAKMQSYKDEYANLKAPHLVNCPSISTSDAQLFLKFGEVISQNSE